TATATTAAATTATGACTACATCTATCCTAAGCAGAGGTTAGAAATcgtctcagtttttttttactatctCTACAGCTTCACTATTCAATCTCTATGGATTGTCACTTGTTACCTGGTATTAAACTTAATTTCATCCctcgagaggatatcccctcgtttcaTTCATGCTACCTAAATAGtcatcaaaattttttaaaaaattaacaacatagattaatatgaaatatattactccacaaatatgcaagttaaaatttaacttctacaagttgtaacaaaaataacaaatatagctaCGAATTTACAATaattattttcagtttaatttgttgttttgttgcaacttgtaaaagttgaatttgatcttgcatatttgtggagtgatatatttcatattaatctatattgtcaatttttcttaatttttttataactatttatatGACGTGCAAACAAACGAAAGGATGCCcttcgagggatgaaaatccacatcccaCGCTTGATTTTGATGACATGAGTAGTGAAAGCATTTCGCTTTATCTCCTCTCTAATAGAATCATCTAAGTAGTTTCATCTCTTTTCTTTATGTTGGTTTATGTTATCTCAGTGGTTTGTTTTGACGTAGATACTTGTTCTAATTTGTTTCTGATGGCTGTGTTCGGTAACATGTTTTCCCAACTCTCTTCCCTCGTGTTCCCcacgcatgtttttcaaactgctaaacggtatgttttttgcaAATAATTTCTATAcggaagttgcttaaaaaaatcatattgatccatttttgaaaaaaaatagctaacacttaattaatcacgtgttaatggaccgctccatttTCCTTGCAGAGGAGATTTGTTCCCAACAAGTCCTACCGAATCTTGTGCTCTGGCAATTGTAGTGGTTTCTAAAATCTGAATTTTGTCATAACGTagttctcttctcttcttttggTACAGAAAGCATGCTTTTGTTATCAGGTACTATGACATTATGACATCCTACGCAGGAGTTAAgatgtttttttctattttgtctGTCTTTTATGCTATTTCTGCAACTGCACATTTCAATTTGAAAGGATTGTCACTTGTTACTTAGTGTTAAACTTCCATTTGGCATGCTTGATTTGGAGGATTTGGTGTTGAGCTTGATGATTCAGAATCTCATATATATCCTCCTGGTATCATGGTGGGACAACTCAAGGTTCAGTCCTTGTGCAGCAGGTCCAAAAAATTGAATCTTGCTGTCTTCCTTTTGAATTCTATCTGGAAAGTCAAATTTCTTTTGAGATTGAGGTCTTCTGATAAAAATAGTAGTATCTGAACTAAAGATAATTTGAGGAAAAGAGGCTAGCATCTGCCAGCACATTTATCTCTTGGTGGTTCAGTAAGAGTAATTTATTCTTCATGCCTGGTCAAAGCCGTCGCGGACAACCACTTCCCCCTCTTTCAATGTTTGGAAGCAGCTCGCCCACAGTGGAAATGTGGAATGGAAGGGCTGTTGTTGTTCGCCGCGACGTTCGGGCCAAGCATGGAGCTTGTTGGTGGCTATTGGCCCGACCCTACCAATACCGTTTCCGacaaaactaatataataataatatttttattgatggttaacatttttaaaatttagtatATCTAATTTTTGTCAGCATAGCATTAAAATTGATACTAAATTGAcaaattcataaatataaaaatttcccAACCGTTTctgtttgttttaaaaaataataaaataatgataccGTTTCTTACCATTTCTGACCATTTTCATCCCGCCGGCTTCCTCCGTGCGTTGCTCCGTCACCGGCCGACCTCGGCTCCATCCTTCCTGCCTCCTCTACAGCGCCGCCTACCACTACACACGGGAGAGAGGGTAAGGGCCTGCTTAGTTTCCAAAAGTTATTCCAAAAACGCTCTGCCATTTCATATGAGCGAAAAATGCTCACACGCGCTGGGTTCTATGCGATAGTTGTGGGTGGTTGGGAAACAACTAAAAACGGAATTGTCTATTCCCagtaagtattagctatttttttcaaaaagaaccaaatacaattatttaaagcaactttcgtatagaaacttcaGTTTTGCTAGCTAGTTGTTGACAGTTTCCGGGACAATATTTTAGCCGATGATACTGCGCTAAGATTTGTACTGAGATATTTTGCTATCGGATCTAAATTCTCTTTTCACAAGTTGGTGGCACTAGCCAGTCCCACCATCGCATGTTTATCGCAGATTTGTTCAACTTACATCTATGTTACATCATAGTTGTGTGCTagttatattgtagttacatgttacattgtaactatattGTAACTGTAGTATAATTGCACTGTAATTATActgttatctctatataaattagatataaaattgtatttattattttaatacatatatacaagttatttttattgttatagtGTAGTTCTAGTGAAATTATCCGCTATAATTAGGTTTGAAAGTTTTCTCTCACAAAACTTGCGACGCACCGTTTGAAAAATGTACGAGCGAACAGGAGTTGGGAACACAGAGCAACACAGAGCAACGAACACGTCTCTTCACCTCGGCCACGTCACCCACGGAAATTCCCCCAACGAAACCAAAAGCGGCGTCGTCGGCTCGGTCGCTTCGCCTTCGTATCAAATCTCTCTCTTCCCTCGTCTCCTCCGCACCGCACTGTGCCCCTTTCTTCCCCCCAAATCCGATCCGCGCTAAACCCCTACAGTAGCTGAAGCCAAACCAGCGTCCCTTCCCTTCCGCACCATGTCCCTCGCCGCATGCCGCGCCGACCCGCCGTCGCGGTCCGCCATCGTGGCCGACACGGCCACCGGGTACCACCTCCTCAGCATCCACGGCTACTCGCGCACCAAGGGCACCCCCACCGGCTCGCCCCTCAAATCCAGCCGCttcaccgtcgccggccaccgctggCGCATCCACTACTACCCCAACGCTGACCGCGCCGACTCAGCCGATCACATATCGATGTACCTCTTTCTAGACGAGAAGAGCAACGCCAGGAGCGTGAAGGCGCTATTCCAGATTCGCTTCGCCGACCAGGTGAAGGCGCAGCCTTCACTGGCGCTCCATGCCGTAAGAACTTTTGGTGATAGTTCTTGGTCCTGGGGCTACGCGAAGTTCGTCAGGAGGGAGGTTCTCGAGAAGTCCAAGGATCTCCGAGACGACTCTTTCACCATCCGGTGCGACATTGTCGTCGTCCGCGAGTtcgtcgcggaggaggcgaCCGAGATACTCCCCGCTGGATCCTTTGTATCCGTGCCCCCGTCCGAGATGAACCGGCATTTCGGTGACCTGCTGGAGACCGAGAAGGGCGCCGACGTGGTGTTTGAGGTCGCCGGCGAGAGATTCGCCGCTCACCGGTGCGTGCtcgcggcgcggtcgccggtgTTCAGAGCCGAGCTCTACGGCCTGATGAAGGAGGGCGACACTGCTGGAGTCGTACGCATCGAAGACATGGAGGCGCAGGTGTTCAAGATGTTGCTCCGCTTCGTGTACACTGACTCTTTgccggagatggaggcggaggaACATATCATGTGCCAGCATCTGATCGTCGCGGCGGATCGGTACGACCTACAAAGGCTCAAGCTGATCTGCGAGAAGAAGCTGTGCAAGTACATTGGCGTAAGCACGGTGTCAAACATCCTGGCACTAGCTGATCAGCACCATTGCGACGGGCTGAAGAAGGCGTGCTTCAGTTTTCTTGGCTCACCGGCAAACCTCAGTGCTTTCGTCGCCGACGATGGCTTGGACCATCTGAGCAGGAGCTGCCCCTCTCTTATGAAAGAACTGGTTGTTGAGCTGGCACTTCCGCTGAGTCATGCTTAGTGTTCTTGTGTTCTAGAAATGGCCAATGGTAGTTTTTGGTTAATGAATCTGACTGTTTGTCATCAGGTAGTTCGCTTCTCTTCTTTTATGCAGGCATGCAGCTGAATCCCCTGTGTTAAGGCCTTTTAGCATGTATATATGAAATTATGACTAAATCTGTCCTAAGCAGAAGTTAGAAAGTACTTCCACTTCGTCTCTGTTTTTTACTATCTCTGCAGCTTCACTATTCAATCTCAATGGATTGTCACTTGTTACCTGGTATTAAACTTCTATTTGGCACGCTTGATTTTGATGACAGGAATAATGAAAGCATTTGGCTTTCTCTCTTCTGTAATGGAGTAGTCAAAGTTGTTTCATCTCTTTTCTTTCTGTTGGTTTATGTTATCTCTGTGGTTTGTTTTTATGTAGATACTACGATACTTGTTCTAAGTTGTTTCTGATTGATGATTCAGATAGACCCTCCTGGTATCAGACGGGACAAGTTTCGAGATTCAGTCCTTGGAAAAGTTCATGACACTCACTGACTCATTCTAATTTCTCTTTTAAATTTACTTGGAGAAGCAAAATTCCTTTGAATATCAAGATTTCTTTTCTAAATGTCTTGATATTCCTTTGAATATCAAAAGCCATAGTAAAATCCTGATATTCAAAGGAATTTTACTATGTCTCGACTAGTGATGATTTGAGGAAAAGAGGCTGGCAGGGTCCCAGCGAAGTCTTCAAGCACCTAAGCTGGAGCTGCCTGTGTATATGATTTTGTTATCAGGTAGACAGGATAGGTACTATGACATTATGACATCCTAAGCAGGTGTGAATAGATATTTTCTACTTTGTCTGCCTTTTATATATGCTATTTCTGCAGCTGCACATTTCAATCTGAAAGGATTGTCACTTGTTACCTGTTGTTAAACTTCCATTTGGCATGCTTGATTTGGAGGATTTGGTGTTAAACTTGATGATTCAGAATCTTAGATATACCCTCCTGGTATCAGGGTGGGACAACATTCAAGGTTCAGTCCTTGTGCAGCAGGTCCATAAAAATGAGTCTTGCTGTCTTCCTTTTTAATTCTATCTGGAAAGTCAAATTTCTTTTGAGATTGAGGTGTTCTTATGTCGTTTGATCAAAAATAGTAGTATCTGAACTAAGATAATTTGAGGAAAAGAGGCTAGCATCTGCCAGCACATTTATCTCTTGGTGGTTCAGGAAGAGTAATTTATTCTTCATTCATCATGTTGCGGTTTATACCTCTCTCCAGGCTTGTCAGGACCTTGGTTAGCTTAGCTGGCTTCTTTTCAGAAACATAAAAAGAACTTGCTGTGCGACAATATTCCCATGATTCTGGAGAGATCTCTTGCAAATTAGGAAATGGTTTTTCGTGGGAGGTGAATTGATTTTTGGTAGGTTCTGAGTTTTGTGAATTAGTAAATGCCAACCATGTGATTTTTATCTGCCCCATTGCTAGATTTTGTATGGTGCATATGTATAGATGCTCTGGTCTGGATTCTGGAATAAGGCTCCTTTAATCTTTGACCGGTTCTTTGAACAT
The sequence above is drawn from the Oryza glaberrima chromosome 10, OglaRS2, whole genome shotgun sequence genome and encodes:
- the LOC127753265 gene encoding BTB/POZ and MATH domain-containing protein 1-like gives rise to the protein MSLAACRADPPSRSAIVADTATGYHLLSIHGYSRTKGTPTGSPLKSSRFTVAGHRWRIHYYPNADRADSADHISMYLFLDEKSNARSVKALFQIRFADQVKAQPSLALHAVRTFGDSSWSWGYAKFVRREVLEKSKDLRDDSFTIRCDIVVVREFVAEEATEILPAGSFVSVPPSEMNRHFGDLLETEKGADVVFEVAGERFAAHRCVLAARSPVFRAELYGLMKEGDTAGVVRIEDMEAQVFKMLLRFVYTDSLPEMEAEEHIMCQHLIVAADRYDLQRLKLICEKKLCKYIGVSTVSNILALADQHHCDGLKKACFSFLGSPANLSAFVADDGLDHLSRSCPSLMKELVVELALPLSHA